The following nucleotide sequence is from Cumulibacter manganitolerans.
CTGGGCGAGCAGCTGCTCGGTGACCGAGGAGACAGCGGCCTCGATGCCCTTCTTCAGCGACATCGGGTTGGCGCCGGCGGCGACGTTGCGCAGGCCCTCGCGGACCAGCGCCTGGGCCAGCACGGTCGCCGTGGTCGTCCCGTCACCCGCGACGTCGTCGGTCTTCTTCGCGACCTCCTTGACCAGCTCGGCGCCGATCTTCTCGTAGGGGTCCTCGAGCTCGATCTCCTTGGCGATCGACACACCATCGTTGGTGATGGTGGGCGCGCCCCACTTCTTGTCGAGCACGACGTTGCGACCCTTCGGGCCGAGCGTCACCTTGACGGCGTCGGCAAGTGCGTTCATGCCGCGCTCGAGGCCGCGACGGGCCTCCTCGTCAAATGCGATCATCTTCGCCATTGACAGCATCCATCCTTATACGGAAGTTCTGGGTGTCCGGCCCACCAGTGCCCGCGACGGACGACAGCCGGTCCGCAGCCACCGGCCCGCGAGATCCGCTCGTGGACGACGGCGTGCGTCGTGCTGCCTCACCGGGAGGCCAACGATCGCTACGTTAGCACTCAACCATGGAGAGTGCTAACCGCCCGGTGGGGCAGCACCGCGCCGGCCGGGCCCTTGGTCCCGATCCACCCGGACCTTCGGCCCTCTCCGCCGCCGGGCCGCGGCCGAATACTCGGGAGCGGGGAGGCAGCGTGGCGGACCGGGTTTCCAGCGGCACCAGCGTGACGCCGTACTCCCCCGTCGGGCTGAGCACGCGCGAGGTGCTGCGCCGCCGCGCGCAGGACGGCGCCAACCTGCTCCCCGGCCCACCCCGCCCGGCACCGTGGCGGATGCTGCTGCGCCAGCTGACCCACCTGCTCGCGGTGCTGCTGTGGGTCGCCGCCGGCCTGGCGGTGCTCGCGGGCATGCCGCAGCTGGCGGTCGCGATCGTGGTCATCGTCGTGCTCAACGCCGCCTTCGCCTTCTGGCAGGAGTACCGCGCGGACCGCTCGACCGAGCGGCTGCGGGCGCTGCTGCCGGCCAGCAGCCGGGTGATCCGCAACGGCAGGCCGGTGACCGTGCCGGCGGCCGAGCTCGTCGTGGGCGATCTGGTGCTGCTCGCCGCCGGCGACCGGGTCGCCGCCGACCTGCGGCTCGAGACCTCCGGGGCGCTGGGCCTGGACGAGTCGCTCGTCACCGGCGAGAGCGGCGCCGTGCCCCGCGAGCCGCCCGATCGGCTGATGGCCGGGACGTTCGTCCTGACCGGCGAGGGCCGGGCCACGGTCGTCGCGACGGGGGCGCACACCACGCTGGCGTCCATCACCGACCTGACGGCGAGCGCGCAGCGCCCCCCGAGCCCGCTCACCCGTCAGCTCGGCCGGGTGGTGCAGATCGTCGCGGTCATCGCCGCGTTGACCGGTCTGGCGCTCGGCGTCATCGCGCTGCTGCTCGGCCTGCCGGTCACCGAGGCGTTCCTGTTCGGCGTCGGCGTCGCGGTCGCGCTGGTCCCCGAAGGGCTGTTGCCCACCGTGACCCTGGCGTTGGCGCGCGGCGCCCGGCTCATGGCCGAGCGCCAGGCGCTGGTGCGCCGGCTGGATGCCGTCGAGACGCTCGGCGCGACCAGCTTCATCTGCACCGACAAGACCGGCACGCTGACCCAGAACCGGATGAGCGTGGTGGAGGTCGTCACCCCCGCCGGCGGCGTGCAGGTGCACGGGCGGGCGTACGACCCGGTCGCCACCGTCACCGGCCCGGCGGAGCTACGCCCGGCGTCCGAGCGGGTGGCCGAGCACGCCCTCTGGTGCGTCACCGGGCGGGTGGTCGCGCGCGACGGCTGGGTGGCCGACGGCGACCCGATGGAGGCCGCGCTGCACTGCCTGGCGCTGCGGCTGTCGGTGCCCGAGACCCCCGCCGACGTCGTGCGGCGCCCGTACTCGGCCGACCGGATGCTCAGCTCCGCGCTCACCGCTCAGGAGGTGGCGGTGCTCGGCGCGCCGGAGGCCGTGCTCGCCCGCTGCGGTGGCGCGCCGCCGGCCCTGCACGAGCGTCTCGAGCAGCTCACCGGCGACGGTCGCCG
It contains:
- a CDS encoding HAD-IC family P-type ATPase; this encodes MADRVSSGTSVTPYSPVGLSTREVLRRRAQDGANLLPGPPRPAPWRMLLRQLTHLLAVLLWVAAGLAVLAGMPQLAVAIVVIVVLNAAFAFWQEYRADRSTERLRALLPASSRVIRNGRPVTVPAAELVVGDLVLLAAGDRVAADLRLETSGALGLDESLVTGESGAVPREPPDRLMAGTFVLTGEGRATVVATGAHTTLASITDLTASAQRPPSPLTRQLGRVVQIVAVIAALTGLALGVIALLLGLPVTEAFLFGVGVAVALVPEGLLPTVTLALARGARLMAERQALVRRLDAVETLGATSFICTDKTGTLTQNRMSVVEVVTPAGGVQVHGRAYDPVATVTGPAELRPASERVAEHALWCVTGRVVARDGWVADGDPMEAALHCLALRLSVPETPADVVRRPYSADRMLSSALTAQEVAVLGAPEAVLARCGGAPPALHERLEQLTGDGRRVLAVARRSWAGEAAEAMERDLELLGLDADTRLRHPSPGAPLG